In Pseudonocardia sp. DSM 110487, the sequence CAAGGTCTTCGCGTGGGAACGGCCGTTCAGCAAGGCCGACCTCCGGCGGTATGGCGCCGACACCCCGCCGGACGGCCCGATCCTCGCGATCCGCGTCATCGACCTCCACGAGAAGGAGGCCGTCCTCGCCGAGAACACCGACGCGTTCTTCACGATCCCGCACTTCAACGGGTACGCCGCCGTGCTCGTCCAGCTGGACGCCGTCACCGAGGACGCATTACGCGACGCCCTCCTCGACGGCTGGAGGGCCTGCGCCCCTCCCGAGCTCGCCGACAGGTATCGCCCTTAGCTGACGCGGCGGCGGCGCAGCCAGAAGGCGATCGGGCCCAGCACCGCCCACACCAGCGCGACGCCGAGGGTGAGCGGGACCGCCTGGTCGAGCGCGCTGCGCCCGGCCACCCGGACGAGTTCGGGGTTGGCCAGGTCGTACTCGACGGCCACCGACTCGCCCACCGTGAGCCCGGATGGGTAGAAGACCCCGTGCTCGGGCGCCACCGTCTCCCCGCTGGCCACCGTGAAGCGGACAAC encodes:
- a CDS encoding MmcQ/YjbR family DNA-binding protein — protein: MVSLDDVARIATELPEVVEIEQRGGRAWAVPGATRSGGAKVFAWERPFSKADLRRYGADTPPDGPILAIRVIDLHEKEAVLAENTDAFFTIPHFNGYAAVLVQLDAVTEDALRDALLDGWRACAPPELADRYRP